A single window of Girardinichthys multiradiatus isolate DD_20200921_A chromosome 15, DD_fGirMul_XY1, whole genome shotgun sequence DNA harbors:
- the parp1 gene encoding poly [ADP-ribose] polymerase 1 produces MADNQEEKLYKVEYAKSGRASCKTCKESIAKDSLRLAIMVQSPMFDGKVPHWHHFSCFWLSAEAQSPADIAGFSDLRWEDQEKVKKAIESGGAVGVGRGDQKSAAKGEKTLNNFAVEYAKSNRSTCKGCEQKIEKDQIRVSKKTVDPEKPQLGLIDRWYHTACFVSRREELVFRHEYSAAQLKGFNALRAEDKEELKKKLPAVKSEGKHKSDEVDGASKKQKKEEEEEKKKLEEQMKIQSQLIWGIKDKLKKHCSVNDMKELLIANGQDVPSGESNVLDSLADGMAFGALEACKECQGQLVFKGDSYYCTGDISAWTKCVFKTRTPSRKDWVIPKEFHEVPFLKKFKFKQQDRVYPKETPTQTLKPVKAEPLASASSAPTERLQEQAPSDKPLTGMKLLAVGKLSKNKDDLKAAVEELGGKMTSTANKASLCLSSKKEVEKMSKKMEEVRDAGVRVVSEDFLTDIRSSGKGLQELVSLHAISPWGAEVKSEPQAPTVSSKSGALAAKSTGRVKEEEGGSKAKKMKLTVKGGAAVDPDSGLENSAHVLEQNGKMYSATLGLVDIVRGTNSYYKLQLLEDDVHKRYWVFRSWGRVGTTIGGNKLDKFHDKNSALDNFLCVYKEKTGNDWGTSNFTKYPNKFYPLEIDYGQDEEAVKRLTASAGTKSKLDRPVQDLIKMIFDVESMKKAMVEFEIDLQKMPLGKLSKRQIQSAYALLTEVQQAVSASVPEAQILDLSNRFYTLIPHDFGMKKPPLLSNLDYVKAKVEMLDNLLDIEVAYSLLRGGAQDNEHDPIDINYEKLKTKIEVVDKTTQEAEIIMQYVKNTHAATHNTYTLEVQEIFKIAREGEHQRYRPFEEIHNRQLLWHGSRTTNYAGILSQGLRIAPPEAPVTGYMFGKGVYFADMVSKSANYCHTSQSDPVGLILLAEVALGNMHELKKASQVTKLPKGKHSVKGLGRTAPDPNASVTLNGVQVPLGKGVNTNIDDTSLLYNEYIVYDVAQVNLKYLLKIRFNYQTSLW; encoded by the exons ATGGCGGACAACCAGGAGGAGAAGCTGTACAAGGTGGAGTACGCTAAAAGCGGCCGCGCCTCTTGCAAAACATGCAAAGAAAGCATCGCTAAAGACTCCCTGAGGCTGGCCATCATGGTGCAG TCGCCCATGTTTGACGGGAAGGTCCCCCACTGGCACCATTTCTCCTGCTTCTGGCTGAGTGCGGAGGCTCAGTCCCCGGCCGACATCGCCGGCTTCTCGGATCTCCGCTGGGAGGACCAGGAAAAGGTGAAAAAGGCCATCGAGAGCGGCGGAGCTGTCGGAGTAG GAAGAGGCGATCAGAAGAGTGCCGCTAAAGGAGAGAAGACTCTGAACAATTTCGCGGTGGAATACGCCAAGTCCAACCGCAGCACATGCAAGGGCTGCGAGCAGAAAATAGAAAAG GACCAAATTCGTGTGTCCAAGAAGACCGTGGACCCTGAGAAGCCTCAGCTGGGTCTGATTGACCGCTGGTACCACACGGCATGCTTCGTGAGCCGCAGGGAGGAGCTGGTCTTCAGGCATGAATACAGCGCCGCCCAGCTGAAGGGATTCAACGCGCTGCGTGCAGAAGACAAGGAGGAGCTGAAGAAGAAGCTGCCTGCTGTCAAATCTGAAGG GAAGCATAAATCCGATGAGGTGGATGGGGCATCAAAGAAGcagaagaaggaggaggaggaggagaagaagaagctcGAGGAGCAGATGAAG ATTCAAAGCCAGCTGATTTGGGGCATTAAGGACAAGCTGAAGAAACATTGTTCAGTCAACGACATGAAGGAGCTGCTGATTGCAAACGGCCAGGATGTTCCCTCCGGAGAGTCCAAC GTGCTGGACAGCCTGGCTGATGGCATGGCATTTGGTGCTCTTGAAGCCTGTAAGGAGTGCCAGGGCCAGCTGGTGTTTAAAGGAGACTCGTATTACTGTACAGGAGACATTTCCGCCTGGACAAAGTGTGTGTTCAAAACCAGAACTCCTTCACGCAAAGACTGGGTCATCCCTAAG GAATTCCACGAAGTCCCTTttctaaaaaagtttaaattcaaGCAGCAGGACAGGGTTTACCCCAAGGAGACTCCCACTCAAACTCTGAAACCAGTGAAAGCTGAACCTCTGGCGAGTGCTTCTAGTGCTCCCACTGAGCGACTACAAGAACAGGCACCTTCAG ATAAACCCCTAACTGGTATGAAGCTGCTGGCTGTTGGCAAGTTATCCAAAAACAAAGATGATCTAAAGGCGGCTGTGGAGGAACTGGGTGGTAAAATGACCAGCACAGCCAATAAGGCCTCTCTTTGTCTCAGCTCTAAGA AGGAGGTGGAGAAGATGAGTAAGAAGATGGAGGAAGTAAGAGATGCAGGCGTGCGTGTCGTCTCTGAGGATTTCCTCACAGATATCAGGTCATCGGGCAAAGGTCTTCAGGAGCTGGTTTCTCTACACGCCATCTCACCCTGGggtgcagaagttaaatctgaACCTCAGGCTCCAACTGTGTCCTCCAAATCTGGAGCTCTGGCTGCTAAGAGCACCGGCAGggtgaaggaggaggagg GTGGTAGCAAGGCCAAGAAGATGAAGCTAACAGTCAAGGGTGGAGCTGCTGTGGATCCAGACTCAG GTCTGGAAAATAGTGCCCATGTGCTGGAGCAGAATGGGAAGATGTACAGTGCTACTTTGGGTCTTGTGGACATAGTCAGAGGAACCAACTCATATTACAAGTTGCAGCTGCTGGAGGATGATGTACATAAGAG ATACTGGGTTTTCAGGTCTTGGGGCAGAGTGGGCACCACCATCGGAGGCAACAAGTTGGACAAATTCCACGACAAGAACTCTGCGCTGGATAATTTCCTCTGTGTTTATAAAGAAAAGACTGGGAACGATTGGGGGACATCCAACTTCACTAAATATCCCAATAAGTTTTACCCTCTGGAGATTGACTATGGACAG GATGAGGAGGCAGTGAAACGGTTGACAGCCTCTGCTGGCACCAAGTCGAAGCTGGACAGACCCGTTCAGGATCTGATCAAGATGATCTTTGATGTGGAGAGCATGAAGAAGGCCATGGTCGAGTTTGAG ATTGACCTCCAGAAGATGCCTCTTGGCAAGCTGAGTAAGAGACAAATCCAGAGCGCCTACGCTCTTCTGACTGAAGTCCAGCAG gcGGTGTCAGCTAGCGTACCTGAGGCACAGATACTGGATCTCTCCAATCGCTTCTACACTCTCATTCCTCATGACTTCGGCATGAAGAAACCTCCCCTACTCAGCAACCTGGACTACGTTAAG GCTAAAGTTGAGATGTTGGACAACCTGTTGGATATCGAAGTGGCCTACAGCTTGCTGAGAGGAGGGGCTCAGGACAATGAGCACGATCCAATCGACATCAACTATGAGAAACTCAAAACTAAGATTGAG GTTGTTGACAAGACCACGCAGGAGGCTGAAATCATCATGCAATACGTTAAGAACACCCATGCTGCTACACACAACACCTACACTCTGGAAGTGCAAGAA ATCTTCAAAATTGCACGAGAAGGAGAGCACCAACGCTACCGTCCATTTGAGGAGATACACAATCGGCAGTTACTGTGGCACGGCTCTCGCACCACCAACTACGCTGGTATTCTATCTCAGGGACTTCGCATTGCGCCTCCAGAGGCCCCTGTG ACCGGCTACATGTTCGGCAAAGGTGTGTACTTTGCTGACATGGTGTCCAAGAGTGCAAACTACTGCCACACCTCTCAGTCAGACCCTGTGGGCCTCATTCTGCTGGCAGAGGTCGCTTTAGGCAACAT GCATGAGCTGAAGAAAGCCTCTCAAGTTACAAAGTTGCCAAAAGGAAAGCACAGTGTTAAAG GTTTGGGTAGAACCGCTCCTGATCCAAATGCTTCTGTCACTTTGAATGGAGTCCAAGTGCCTCTGGGAAAAGGAGTCAATACTAACATTGATGACACAAGTCTACTGTACAACGA GTACATTGT
- the LOC124882427 gene encoding adenosine receptor A1-like, with product MENRPASLYFQDLKQSSNSSGRDLLTFTSFLISPSPSPPPADVVISPNVPYMTAELIIALLSTLGNLLVCTAVGLNRKLRTVTNYFLVSLAVADICVGMIAIPCAILTDAGLPGYNLYLCLLMLSVLIMFTQSSIFSLLAVAVERYVAIFMPFRYRILMTPRNAVLVILATWLLAFLIGLVPLMGWHKTPPDSGYCFFVLVVDMTYMVYFNFFACVLAPLIIMFLIYAQIFVTVKQQMRRIGPEQRSRAEGESRAAASMRREMKMATSLFLVLFLFTVCWIPLHIINCFLLLCPRCPVPLELLLTAIILSHANSALNPFLYAYTMTTFRDTFKAIFLCCRTLGDREVSNLTNREETNTRPN from the coding sequence ATGGAGAACCGTCCTGCTTCACTGTACTTCCAGGATCTCAAACAAAGCAGCAACTCATCTGGTCGAGATCTTCTGACTTTCACATCTTTTCTCATTTCCCCGTCTCCATCGCCTCCACCTGCTGACGTGGTGATTTCCCCCAACGTGCCGTACATGACCGCTGAGCTCATCATCGCCCTTTTATCTACTCTGGGTAATTTGCTGGTCTGCACCGCCGTGGGTCTCAACCGCAAACTACGCACCGTCACCAACTACTTCCTGGTGTCGCTCGCGGTAGCAGATATCTGCGTGGGCATGATCGCCATTCCCTGCGCCATCCTGACAGATGCCGGTTTACCGGGTTATAACCTCTACCTGTGCCTCCTCATGCTCAGCGTTTTGATAATGTTCACGCAGAGCTCCATCTTCAGCCTCCTGGCCGTGGCTGTGGAGCGCTATGTCGCCATCTTCATGCCCTTCCGCTACCGCATCCTGATGACGCCTCGCAATGCTGTCCTGGTGATCCTCGCCACATGGTTGCTGGCCTTCCTCATTGGGCTGGTGCCTCTCATGGGCTGGCATAAGACACCGCCCGATTCTGGCTACTGCTTCTTTGTCCTGGTGGTGGACATGACCTACATGGTCTATTTCAACTTCTTCGCCTGCGTGCTGGCGCCCCTGATCATCATGTTTCTCATCTACGCTCAGATCTTCGTTACGGTCAAGCAGCAAATGCGACGGATCGGACCGGAGCAGCGGAGCCGAGCGGAGGGCGAGAGCAGAGCGGCAGCCAGCATGCGAAGGGAGATGAAGATGGCCACGTCTCTCTTCCTGGTTCTTTTTCTCTTCACGGTCTGCTGGATCCCTCTTCACATCATCAACTGCTTCCTCCTGCTCTGCCCACGCTGCCCGGTGCCGTTAGAGCTGCTGCTCACCGCCATAATCCTGTCGCACGCGAACTCCGCCCTCAACCCGTTCCTTTATGCATACACCATGACAACTTTCAGAGACACTTTCAAGGCAATTTTCTTGTGCTGCAGGACGTTGGGAGACAGGGAGGTGTCAAACTTGACCAATAGAGAAGAAACAAACACTAGACCGAACTAG